A genomic stretch from Deltaproteobacteria bacterium includes:
- a CDS encoding ABC transporter permease, producing the protein MPFIKRSLTNLVTLLAILIGTFFLLHTLPGGPFDTEKQLPKVIQANLYEKYGLHPKGNDSFLVWLGKDLGAYFKYLPQGRLGPSLTFIDQDVSIIILQALPVSFELGLWALLVSVMVGCLMGILSARFQNHWFDSSLQSLATLLISWPSFIFAVGVIFVFSIYLKLLPPALWEGPNFRILPVLTLSLYPTAYLAIFTRHVLIDQLKSDYMRTARAKGLTLIQALVSHAFKNASPPVLTLLGPLTAHLITGSFVVEIIFSIPGLGRHFVSAIINRDYFLVMGITLVYSSILIAFNWIVDLLYVWLDPRLKAT; encoded by the coding sequence ATGCCTTTCATCAAACGATCTTTAACCAATCTGGTAACGCTTTTAGCCATTCTGATAGGCACTTTTTTTCTCCTTCACACCCTGCCCGGTGGCCCCTTTGACACCGAAAAGCAATTGCCTAAAGTTATTCAAGCTAATCTTTACGAAAAATATGGGCTGCATCCTAAGGGAAATGATTCTTTTCTGGTTTGGTTAGGTAAAGACTTGGGCGCCTATTTTAAATATTTACCACAAGGCCGCTTAGGCCCATCGCTTACTTTTATAGACCAAGATGTTAGTATCATTATTCTTCAGGCCTTGCCTGTATCTTTTGAATTGGGCCTTTGGGCACTACTGGTTAGCGTCATGGTTGGATGCCTGATGGGAATCTTATCGGCACGTTTTCAAAACCATTGGTTTGATTCAAGCCTTCAATCTTTAGCCACTCTGCTCATTTCCTGGCCCAGTTTTATTTTCGCGGTGGGAGTTATTTTTGTATTTTCGATTTATTTAAAATTATTGCCCCCTGCCCTTTGGGAAGGCCCCAATTTTCGCATACTTCCGGTGTTAACCCTAAGCCTTTACCCAACGGCCTATCTTGCTATCTTCACGCGCCATGTACTAATCGATCAACTAAAGTCAGACTACATGCGCACCGCAAGAGCAAAAGGATTAACGCTCATACAAGCCCTCGTCTCGCATGCCTTTAAAAATGCTAGTCCCCCCGTACTAACATTGCTAGGCCCACTCACCGCTCATCTCATCACCGGATCTTTTGTAGTAGAAATCATCTTTTCAATCCCAGGCCTAGGGCGACATTTTGTCAGTGCTATCATTAATCGAGATTATTTTTTAGTGATGGGAATCACCTTGGTTTATTCGAGTATCTTAATAGCATTCAATTGGATCGTCGATCTGCTCTATGTTTGGTTAGACCCGAGGCTAAAGGCAACATGA